Proteins encoded in a region of the Prunus persica cultivar Lovell chromosome G4, Prunus_persica_NCBIv2, whole genome shotgun sequence genome:
- the LOC109948455 gene encoding (-)-alpha-pinene synthase-like isoform X1 encodes MALEAGSTAQSQNSKADQIVRQTANYHPSIWGDQFMNYDSEDIITDAHKQQEVEELKLAVRREVFTTSADDFSNKMKLIDAIQRLGVAYHFEKEIEEALQHIYAANHFHDDDDGDGDLYNVSLGFRLLRQHGHNVSCTGIFNKFKDIKSGGFKESLIADVSGMLSFYEATHLRVHGEDILEEALVFTTKHLESATTHVSYQLAEQILQALERPLRKGLERLCAHRYMSTYQDEGSHNEALLKLAKLDFNLVQSLHKQELSEIIRWWKQLDFGRKLPFARNRIVELYCWILGVYFEPQYLVGRKFLTKIIALMSVMDDIYDAFGTFEELEIFTEAIHQRWHANCMDGLPDYMQIFFHALLDVFNEIEEEMVKEGRAYRAHYAKEAWKATAKAYFDEAKWFHEGCIPSMEGYMRVAATSSGIFGVSTTSLVGMGDIVTKESFEWLFNDPKILRASNIIVRLMDDIVSSKFEKGRGHVACAIDCYMKQYGVSDKQEIIDVFNKQIVDSWKDINEEFLRPTSMPMPILERIVNLTRVVDLLYKKYDAYTHGGKVMNDCIALYLIDPAPV; translated from the exons ATGGCTCTAGAAGCTGGTTCAACAGCTCAATCACAAAATTCTAAGGCTGATCAAATTGTTCGACAGACAGCAAATTACCACCCGAGCATTTGGGGGGATCAGTTTATGAATTATGATTCAGAAGACatt ATAACTGATGCCCATAAGCAACAAGAAGTTGAAGAACTGAAACTAGCAGTGAGGAGGGAAGTGTTCACAACCAGTGCAgatgatttttcaaataagATGAAGCTAATTGATGCAATCCAGCGCCTAGGTGTGGCGTACCACTTTGAAAAGGAAATAGAAGAAGCACTGCAACATATATATGCTGCAAATCATttccatgatgatgatgatggtgatggtgatctATACAATGTTTCTCTTGGTTTTCGGCTACTAAGACAACATGGACACAATGTTTCATGCA CAGGAATATTCAACAAGTTCAAAGATATTAAAAGTGGAGGTTTCAAGGAAAGCTTAATTGCTGATGTGTCGGGCATGCTAAGCTTTTATGAAGCAACTCATCTGAGGGTGCATGGAGAAGATATACTAGAAGAAGCTCTTGTTTTCACCACCAAACATCTCGAGTCGGCAACAACCCATGTAAGCTATCAACTGGCAGAACAAATACTTCAAGCCTTAGAGAGACCGTTGCGAAAGGGTCTCGAGAGGTTATGTGCCCATCGGTACATGTCAACCTACCAGGATGAAGGTTCACATAATGAAGCTCTATTAAAACTTGCCAAGTTAGACTTCAATCTTGTTCAGTCTTTGCACAAACAAGAGCTCAGTGAGATTATTAG GTGGTGGAAACAACTAGACTTTGGAAGGAAGCTGCCTTTTGCAAGAAACAGAATTGTGGAGTTATACTGCTGGATTTTGGGGGTCTATTTTGAGCCCCAATACCTTGTTGGAAGAAAATTTCTCACAAAAATTATTGCCCTGATGTCGGTAATGGATGATATCTATGACGCATTCGGTACATTTGAAGAACTTGAGATCTTTACCGAAGCAATTCATCAAAG ATGGCATGCCAATTGCATGGATGGACTGCCAGATTACATGCAAATATTCTTCCATGCGCTTTTGGatgttttcaatgaaattgaagagGAGATGGTGAAGGAAGGAAGAGCATACCGAGCTCACTATGCAAAAGAAGCT TGGAAAGCTACTGCCAAAGCTTACTTTGATGAGGCCAAATGGTTCCATGAAGGATGCATCCCAAGCATGGAGGGGTATATGCGTGTTGCTGCAACTTCTAGTGGTATCTTCGGAGTTTCAACTACATCTTTAGTTGGCATGGGAGATATTGTAACCAAGGAGTCCTTTGAGTGGTTGTTCAATGACCCTAAAATTCTTAGAGCTTCCAATATCATTGTTAGGCTCATGGATGACATCGTTTCGAGCAAG TTTGAAAAAGGGAGGGGCCATGTTGCTTGTGCTATTGATTGTTACATGAAGCAATATGGGGTCTCAGATAAGCAAGAGATAATTGATGTCTTCAACAAACAAATTGTGGATTCGTGGAAAGATATCAACGAGGAGTTCCTTAGACCAACTTCTATGCCGATGCCTATCCTTGAACGTATTGTTAATTTAACAAGAGTGGTGGATCTCCTCTACAAAAAATATGATGCCTACACACATGGTGGAAAAGTGATGAACGATTGCATCGCTTTGTATTTGATTGATCCGGCACCAGTATGA
- the LOC109948629 gene encoding uncharacterized protein LOC109948629: MGLDPRWDDLIMTCVSSVSYSFLVNGTLKGYLHPTCGVHRGDPLSPYLFLLCAEGLSALIAKREREGCFRCISLCRGAPSVNHLLFADDGFIFARATVDDCHTIRDILANYSQASGQQVNLLKSSLCISSNIRRPNQDLLVATLGVQRVDFHDRYLRFAYFDRKR, encoded by the coding sequence ATGGGCCTTGATCCTCGTTGGGATGATCTTATCATGACATGTGTTTCTTCAGTATCGTATTCTTTTCTGGTGAATGGCACTCTCAAAGGTTATTTACATCCTACCTGTGGAGTTCATCGAGGTGATCCACTGTCCCCCTATCTCTTTCTCCTATGCGCCGAGGGACTTTCAGCTCTCATTGCTAAGCGGGAAAGAGAGGGATGTTTCCGGTGTATTTCTCTGTGTCGGGGGGCCCCATCTGTTAACCACCTCCTTTTTGCAGATgatggttttatttttgcccGTGCCACAGTTGATGACTGCCATACTATCCGTGATATACTTGCTAACTATTCTCAAGCCTCGGGACAACAAGTCAATCTGTTGAAAAGCTCACTTTGCATTAGCAGTAATATTAGAAGACCCAACCAAGACCTCCTCGTTGCGACACTTGGAGTGCAAAGAGTGGATTTTCATGACCGTTACCTCAGGTTTGCCTACTTTGATCGGAAGAGATAA
- the LOC109948455 gene encoding (-)-alpha-pinene synthase-like isoform X2: MALEAGSTAQSQNSKADQIVRQTANYHPSIWGDQFMNYDSEDIITDAHKQQEVEELKLAVRREVFTTSADDFSNKMKLIDAIQRLGVAYHFEKEIEEALQHIYAANHFHDDDDGDGDLYNVSLGFRLLRQHGHNVSCRIFNKFKDIKSGGFKESLIADVSGMLSFYEATHLRVHGEDILEEALVFTTKHLESATTHVSYQLAEQILQALERPLRKGLERLCAHRYMSTYQDEGSHNEALLKLAKLDFNLVQSLHKQELSEIIRWWKQLDFGRKLPFARNRIVELYCWILGVYFEPQYLVGRKFLTKIIALMSVMDDIYDAFGTFEELEIFTEAIHQRWHANCMDGLPDYMQIFFHALLDVFNEIEEEMVKEGRAYRAHYAKEAWKATAKAYFDEAKWFHEGCIPSMEGYMRVAATSSGIFGVSTTSLVGMGDIVTKESFEWLFNDPKILRASNIIVRLMDDIVSSKFEKGRGHVACAIDCYMKQYGVSDKQEIIDVFNKQIVDSWKDINEEFLRPTSMPMPILERIVNLTRVVDLLYKKYDAYTHGGKVMNDCIALYLIDPAPV, translated from the exons ATGGCTCTAGAAGCTGGTTCAACAGCTCAATCACAAAATTCTAAGGCTGATCAAATTGTTCGACAGACAGCAAATTACCACCCGAGCATTTGGGGGGATCAGTTTATGAATTATGATTCAGAAGACatt ATAACTGATGCCCATAAGCAACAAGAAGTTGAAGAACTGAAACTAGCAGTGAGGAGGGAAGTGTTCACAACCAGTGCAgatgatttttcaaataagATGAAGCTAATTGATGCAATCCAGCGCCTAGGTGTGGCGTACCACTTTGAAAAGGAAATAGAAGAAGCACTGCAACATATATATGCTGCAAATCATttccatgatgatgatgatggtgatggtgatctATACAATGTTTCTCTTGGTTTTCGGCTACTAAGACAACATGGACACAATGTTTCATGCA GAATATTCAACAAGTTCAAAGATATTAAAAGTGGAGGTTTCAAGGAAAGCTTAATTGCTGATGTGTCGGGCATGCTAAGCTTTTATGAAGCAACTCATCTGAGGGTGCATGGAGAAGATATACTAGAAGAAGCTCTTGTTTTCACCACCAAACATCTCGAGTCGGCAACAACCCATGTAAGCTATCAACTGGCAGAACAAATACTTCAAGCCTTAGAGAGACCGTTGCGAAAGGGTCTCGAGAGGTTATGTGCCCATCGGTACATGTCAACCTACCAGGATGAAGGTTCACATAATGAAGCTCTATTAAAACTTGCCAAGTTAGACTTCAATCTTGTTCAGTCTTTGCACAAACAAGAGCTCAGTGAGATTATTAG GTGGTGGAAACAACTAGACTTTGGAAGGAAGCTGCCTTTTGCAAGAAACAGAATTGTGGAGTTATACTGCTGGATTTTGGGGGTCTATTTTGAGCCCCAATACCTTGTTGGAAGAAAATTTCTCACAAAAATTATTGCCCTGATGTCGGTAATGGATGATATCTATGACGCATTCGGTACATTTGAAGAACTTGAGATCTTTACCGAAGCAATTCATCAAAG ATGGCATGCCAATTGCATGGATGGACTGCCAGATTACATGCAAATATTCTTCCATGCGCTTTTGGatgttttcaatgaaattgaagagGAGATGGTGAAGGAAGGAAGAGCATACCGAGCTCACTATGCAAAAGAAGCT TGGAAAGCTACTGCCAAAGCTTACTTTGATGAGGCCAAATGGTTCCATGAAGGATGCATCCCAAGCATGGAGGGGTATATGCGTGTTGCTGCAACTTCTAGTGGTATCTTCGGAGTTTCAACTACATCTTTAGTTGGCATGGGAGATATTGTAACCAAGGAGTCCTTTGAGTGGTTGTTCAATGACCCTAAAATTCTTAGAGCTTCCAATATCATTGTTAGGCTCATGGATGACATCGTTTCGAGCAAG TTTGAAAAAGGGAGGGGCCATGTTGCTTGTGCTATTGATTGTTACATGAAGCAATATGGGGTCTCAGATAAGCAAGAGATAATTGATGTCTTCAACAAACAAATTGTGGATTCGTGGAAAGATATCAACGAGGAGTTCCTTAGACCAACTTCTATGCCGATGCCTATCCTTGAACGTATTGTTAATTTAACAAGAGTGGTGGATCTCCTCTACAAAAAATATGATGCCTACACACATGGTGGAAAAGTGATGAACGATTGCATCGCTTTGTATTTGATTGATCCGGCACCAGTATGA